CAGGACACTAGAAGCTGCAAAATCCCTTGCGTCACAGCCACGACGCCATGCTTCGGATTCCGACCCGTCGCAAATGCGTTCGGCGTTGGATTCGGAATAATGTAAACGCGAGGCATCGAAAGGCTTGCTTTGGTTACGAGGCCTCGAATGATTGAATAAAGCTCCGGAGCCTCCGCTTCCGTGACTTCTTTGGCGTGGTACATCGCCAAGACAATCTTGTCGCTGAACCAATAGGAAAAGAAATTCATAACGACGGCGAAGCCGAAGGCCATGACCATCCCTTGCTGCCCGCCAAGAGCCCGGCCCACATAGACGAACAGGACGGTCAGTAACGCCATCAAGAATGTGGTTCGAAGCACGTTCATATCGACCGTCAATATAGGAACACGGAAGCTTTCTGTCTAGAGGCTTGGCCGCTTGCGTTATTTCTTTGCATCAAGGAACATTTTAATCAGATCGATTGGAAGCGGGAAAATGGTCGTCGAGTTCTTTTCGGCGGCAATTTCCACCAACGTCTGAAGATACCGCAGCTGCAGGGCTACCGGGTTTCTTTGCATGACATCCGCAGCTTCGGTGAGTTTGGCGGAGGCTTGAAATTCTCCTTCGGCCGCGATGACTTTCGCCCGCCGCTCCCGTTCGGCTTCCGCCTGTTTCGCCATGGCCCGGCGCATTTCTTCCGGAAGATCGATGTGCTTGACCTCCACCAGGCTCACTTTGATGCCCCAAATGTCGGTCTGTTTGTCGAGAATGATCTGAAGCTCACGGTTGATTTTGTCCCGTTCGCTCAGCAATTGATCGAGGTCGTGCTGGCCCAAGATGGAGCGGAGCGTGGTCTGCGCCAGTTGACTTGTGGCATAGAGATAATCCTCCACCTGAACGATCGCTTTTTCCGGTTCAACCACTCGAAAATAGACGACCGCGTTGACTTTTATGGAAACGTTGTCCTTCGTGATCACGTCTTGCGGCGGGACGTCGAACGCGATCGTTCGCAAACTGATTTTCATCATTTTGTCGATCTGAGGAATGATCCAGCGAAGCCCGGCCAATTTCGTCTTTCGAACTCGGCCGAATCGAAAAACGACGCCGCGCTCGTATTCCATGATGATTCGGACGCCGCTCAACAAGAACAGCGCTACGGCCAAAATGTAAATTCCGGATCCAAGATTGAAGGGCATTCGATTTCTCCTTTATGCGTTTGTTCGTTTCACGTGAGCCAGTAGGCCCGTCGTTTTAATGATTTCAACTTTGTCGCCGACATTGAGTTCTTCGTTTGACGTGGCCGTCCAGTATTCCCCGTTGACGAAGATTCGGCCGTCTCTCCCCGGTCCCAAGGCTTGGTCCACCACCGCTTGCGTTCCGGTCAGCCCCTCCGCCCCGGCCGTTTGCCGGGACGCGAACGTCCCCCGCAGCGCGATCCCGATCAAGAGGGCGATGGTGCCGATCGCGAGCGACGCACTGACGATGATGCTGCGAGGAACCCGAAGATCCGTCTGTGCCGGATCGAACAGAAGCACCGCTCCGATCACGAACGATATAATCCCGCCCACGGCGAGCAGCCCGAACGACGTGACGTAAAGTTCTAAGAGCAGCAAAACGAATCCCAAAATCACAAGACCTACGCCGAGCACCGAGAGCGGCAGCACGCTGGTTGCGATCATGAGAAGGAGGATGGCGATTCCACCGGTCACGGC
The sequence above is a segment of the Bdellovibrionota bacterium genome. Coding sequences within it:
- a CDS encoding M48 family metalloprotease: MTVDMNVLRTTFLMALLTVLFVYVGRALGGQQGMVMAFGFAVVMNFFSYWFSDKIVLAMYHAKEVTEAEAPELYSIIRGLVTKASLSMPRVYIIPNPTPNAFATGRNPKHGVVAVTQGILQLLVS
- a CDS encoding slipin family protein, with the protein product MPFNLGSGIYILAVALFLLSGVRIIMEYERGVVFRFGRVRKTKLAGLRWIIPQIDKMMKISLRTIAFDVPPQDVITKDNVSIKVNAVVYFRVVEPEKAIVQVEDYLYATSQLAQTTLRSILGQHDLDQLLSERDKINRELQIILDKQTDIWGIKVSLVEVKHIDLPEEMRRAMAKQAEAERERRAKVIAAEGEFQASAKLTEAADVMQRNPVALQLRYLQTLVEIAAEKNSTTIFPLPIDLIKMFLDAKK